The genomic stretch GTCTTCCAGCACGCGGGCGATGTGCTCGTAGCGCGCCGGGTCGAAGATGTCGTCGAGCGCTGCCTCGGGGTGCCGCCAGGCCCCCGGGTGGTTCGCCGTCGGCCCGGTCTTGAGGTAGGCGACCATGTGCATGCGGCGCGCGGTCATGGGCGGGGCCTCCGGCCGGTCGCGGCCCGCGTCACGCCGACCGCCTGGTGCCGGCGGTGAATACCAGGGATGCCGCACGCTCGTTGTCGACCAGCACCAGGCAGGTCACCTCGACCGTCGCGCGGGCCAGCATGCGCGGGGCGCACATCGCGGCCAGCGCGGACCCTTCGGCGCTGCCCGAGAGTTCCACGGGGCGGTCGCGCGGCATCTCGGCGCGCATCGCCGGGGTGCCGTTGACGGTGATGACCACCTCGTGCCGCGGCGTGGTGGCGATGCCGGCGGGGACGCGCTGCGTGTCCATGTGGCCGGCGATCAGCCAGGCGCCCTTGGCGGCGGTGGGGCGCCAGACCTGGGGCGCGGCCTCGCTCCGCCCGGCCTGGGTACGCGCGGCGCAGGCACCCAGCACAGCCAGCAGCAGCACGGCGACCAGGCGCGGCACGGCGTTCTTCGTCAGGCGCATGGCGTTGACTGCAACCTGTCGTTGCGCGGCTGTCAACGCGCCGGGCCGCGGGTGATTTCCCCGCGCGGCGATCCGGCGTAAACCCCGCCGCGCTACCCCAGCCAGGTGCCCAGCATGACCGACACCGCCACGCCGAACGATCCGATGCAGATCCTCTCCGGCGCGCTGCCTTTCCTGAAGCGCTACGACGACGCGATCGTGGTGGTGAAGTACGGCGGCCACGCGATGGGCGAGGAGGAGACCGCGCTGCGCTTCGGGCGCGACATCGCGCTGCTCGAACAGGTGGGCGTGAGCCCCGTGGTGGTGCATGGCGGCGGGCCGCAGATCAACGCCATGCTGAAGCGCCTGAACGTGAAGTCCACCTTCGTGCAGGGGCTTCGCGTGACGGACGAGGAAATGCTCGACGTGGTCGAGATGGTCCTGGCCGGCCCGGTCAACAAGCAGGTGGCCGAGGCCATCACGCGCGCCGGCGTGCTGGCGGTGGGCATCTCGGGCAAGGATGGCGGGCTGATCCGCGCGCGCAAGCTGAACCGCACCTATCGCGATCCCGACAGCAACATCGAGCGTGTGCTGGACCTCGGCTATGTCGGGGAACCCGCCAGCGTCGACCCAAAGGTGCTGCGCCTGCTGATCGGCGCCGACATCGTCCCCGTGGTCGCGCCTGTCGGTGTGGGGGAGGACGGGCAGACCTACAACATCAACGCCGACACCGCGGCCGGCGCGATCGCCGGGGCGCTGGGCGCCGAGCGCCTGCTGATGCTGACCGACGTGCCCGGCGTTCTCGACCCCGAGAAGCGGCTGATCCCGGAGATGTCGGTGGCCGAGGTGAAGCACGGCATCGAGGCCGGTTGGATCTCCGGCGGCATGATCCCGAAGGTCGAGACGTGCATGTACGCGGTCGAGCGCGGCGTGAAGGGCGCGGTGATCCTGGACGGGCGCGTGCCACACGCCGTGCTGCGCGAATTGTTCACCGATGGCGGGGCGGGCACGCTGATCCGCCCCTGACCGGGCGGTCCGCCACGACCTGTCGGTTTCGGACAAATGACATGGCGGCGGCAGGGACCACCCGGCGCGCCGGGTGGATCGGCCGGTTGGGGGATGGGCACGAGGCCGCATCGCGGGGTCCTTCCTGCCCGGAGGGGCAGCCTAGCCTCCGCAGACGGCGATCTGCAAGACAATATTCCTAGGGTGTCAGGTCGGCCCGGACCAACCGGAACCCGGTGTTGGAACTTCGCGCCGCGGCCGGGCCGGAGTTGCGGAAGCTCGCGCGGACCAGGCGCACGTCGTTGCTCCAGGACCCGCCGCGCGCCCCGCGCTGCGCGCAATCCCCGGTCAGGCGCGGGGTGCCCTGCCGCGCCTGGCCCTCCAGCGTCGGGTTCCAGCAATCCTGCGTCCACTGCCAGACATTGCCGAGCATGTCGTGCAGCCCGAAGCCATTGGGCGGGAAGGCGCCGACGCGCGAGGTCTGCACGAAGCCGTCATTGCACGGCGCGAAGGACGCATCCTGGGTCGCGCCGTAGAAGCCGGCCATCGCCAGGTCGCGCAGGTTGGCGCGGGTACAGGCGGCCGCGGGCTCCTCGGTCCAGGGACGCGGGCCGCTGGTGCCGGCGCGCGCCGCGTATTCCCATTCGGCTTCGCTGGGCAGGCGGTAGCGCCGCCCGGTCCGGCGCGACAGCCATTCCGCATAGGCCGTGGCATCGCCCCAGCTCACGCAGACCACCGGGTCCTGTGGGGTCTGACCGAAGCCGGGGGCGGTCCAGCTGGTGCGCGGGCGTTCCTGCCAGCGGCCGCTGCCCTCGCGCGGCGCCCCCATGCCCCAGCAGGACTGGCCAGGCGCGCGGCGGCTGGCCTGCGCGAAGGCCAGGAACTCCGCGCGGGTGACGAGGAATTTCCCGATCGCGAAGCCGCGCGCGAAGGTGACCGGGAGGGTGGGGGCCGCACGGCCGCGCAGTTCGGCGGGCAGGCCGTCGCGCTGCTCCTCCGCCGCGTCGGCGCCCATGGTGAAGGTGCCCGGCGGCACCGCGACCATCAGCGGGCAGTCCGGGCAGTCGCGGAATTCGCGCGGCTGGGCGGCGGCGCCGTGCGGCGCGAACAGGACGGCAAGGACCAGGAGGATGGCTAGGGGCATGGTGCGATTCGCAGGCTACCAGCGCGGCGCCGCGCCGGTCACGGTCCGCGGCCGCCGATGCGCGCATAGATGGGGCGCAGCAGGAAGGGGCTGAGGAACAGCGGGAACTGGCACAGCGCGAAGAACAGCAGGATACGTTCGTCGGTGGCGGCCGGCAGCACCGCCAGGAACAGCGCCATGTTGCGGTTGCCCGCCAGCAGCCCGCCGGCCAGCGCCAGGCGCCGCCCGGCGGCCGCGAAGGCCAGCGCGGTCGCGATGTTCATGCCGAAATTCCCCGCGAAGGCGAGCGCCAGGCCGCCCATGACCCAGGCCGGTTCGGCCAGCAGCCGGGCCAGCATCCCGTCCATCACACCGAAGCCATACAGCACCACCAGCCACACCACCGCGCCATCCACCGCGCCGCCAAACCGCGCCAGCGTGGGGGCCGCCACCAGCCGCCGGATCGCGATCGACAGCAGCAGCGGCAGCCCCACCACCAGCGCGAGGCGCGCCATCAACCCGGGCAGCGAGATCGCGAGGTCGAT from Roseomonas fluvialis encodes the following:
- the argB gene encoding acetylglutamate kinase; this translates as MTDTATPNDPMQILSGALPFLKRYDDAIVVVKYGGHAMGEEETALRFGRDIALLEQVGVSPVVVHGGGPQINAMLKRLNVKSTFVQGLRVTDEEMLDVVEMVLAGPVNKQVAEAITRAGVLAVGISGKDGGLIRARKLNRTYRDPDSNIERVLDLGYVGEPASVDPKVLRLLIGADIVPVVAPVGVGEDGQTYNINADTAAGAIAGALGAERLLMLTDVPGVLDPEKRLIPEMSVAEVKHGIEAGWISGGMIPKVETCMYAVERGVKGAVILDGRVPHAVLRELFTDGGAGTLIRP
- a CDS encoding formylglycine-generating enzyme family protein, with amino-acid sequence MPLAILLVLAVLFAPHGAAAQPREFRDCPDCPLMVAVPPGTFTMGADAAEEQRDGLPAELRGRAAPTLPVTFARGFAIGKFLVTRAEFLAFAQASRRAPGQSCWGMGAPREGSGRWQERPRTSWTAPGFGQTPQDPVVCVSWGDATAYAEWLSRRTGRRYRLPSEAEWEYAARAGTSGPRPWTEEPAAACTRANLRDLAMAGFYGATQDASFAPCNDGFVQTSRVGAFPPNGFGLHDMLGNVWQWTQDCWNPTLEGQARQGTPRLTGDCAQRGARGGSWSNDVRLVRASFRNSGPAAARSSNTGFRLVRADLTP